The genomic stretch AAAAAAATGTAAAACCCCGCCCCCACCCCACGCATTCGCCGTATGATTCAAGCTATACACTCACACTGGCACAAGCACCATGAGCAAACTATTACTGGTCGACGACGACATCGAACTCACCACCATGCTGGCGGAATATCTGGAACGCGAAGGTTTCAGCGTCACCACCGTGCAAAATGGTGAGGCTGCTGTGCGCGAAGCCCTCAATGGTGACTACGCACTGGTAGTGCTGGATGTAATGATGCCCGGCATGAGCGGCATTGAAGCCTTGAGCCGCATCCGCACCCACAGCAAGATGCCCGTGCTGATGTTAACGGCACGCGGTGACGACATCGACCGTATTATCGGGCTGGAACTGGGCGCAGACGATTACGTACCCAAACCGTGTATGCCGCGTGAACTGGTCGCCCGTATCCGCGCTATCTTGCGACGTACCAGCAACGATAATGCAGCCATGAGCCATGAACCCTTGCACGTCGGCGAACTCAGCCTCCACCCCGACAAACGCCAAACCCTCTGGCACGGGCAAGCGCTGGAACTCACCAGCACCGAATTCAACCTGCTGGAAGTATTGGCACGTCAGGCAGGGCAAACCGTCAGCAAAGCCGATCTTTCCACCCACGGGCTAGGCCGGGCGCTTACCCGTTACGACCGCAGCATTGACGTACACATGAGCAGCATCCGCCACAAACTCGGCAACCTGCCGGACGGGCGTTCCTGCATCCAGACCGTGCGCGGCGTCGGCTACCAACTGATCGGGGAATAAACATGGGCAGGCTGTTCTGGAAAATTCTCCTCACCTTCTGGCTCACGCTGCTAGTAGCAGGTGGTGTCACGGGCATTGCCGTGTGGGTACACCATAACAACTTGCAAGCCATGGAAAAGGAAGTCATCGTCCGCCCCAGCTCCATCCTCGCTGTCAAAGCAGCCGCCAATACATTCCTCTACGGCGGAACAGCAGCGCTGCGCAATATGTTGCAGGAGCAAAAAGACGAAGCCCCTGAAGAGCTGCAAATCTACGCGGTGGATGCTAACGGCAAGGAACTGCTGGAACGCGCCGTATCGGATGACACCCTGCAACGTGTCCGCGCCAGCCTTGGGCAAAACCTCAAATTACCCATCGTCCGGCAGGTGCAAGCGGGTACGGAAAATTACCTGTTGTTCGCCCCCCTTGCCGGGCAATACCCGCAATTCCAACAAGAACGACGCTTATCCCCGCCTCGCCATATTTCAGCCTCCACCCTGATTATCTCCGGGATTGCCGCGAGCTTTTTATCGAGCTTCTTCTTGGCGTGGTATTTCTCGCAACCTATCAACATCTTGCGCAAAGCCTTCCGTATCGCTGCCGAAGGTGATTTAAGCCAGCGCGTCACCCCCATCATCGGCTCACGCCGCGATGAAATCGCTGATCTGGGGAACGACTTCGATAATATGGCAACCAAACTACAAACCCTGATGGCCTCACAACGCCGTTTGCTGCATGATATTTCACACGAATTGCGTTCGCCCTTGGCACGCTTGCAAGCCAGCATCGGCCTTGCCCACCAACAACCTGAAAAAGTCGCCAGCAGCCTTGCCCGTATTGAGCACGAAGCCGAACGTCTGGATACGCTGGTCGGCGAAGTACTTACCCTTTCACGCCTTGAGTCCGGTGTGCCACAGCCGCTAGATGAATACATCGACATTCTGGAGCTGGCGGATGCGGTGATTGATGATGCGCGTTTTGAAGCGAATGCGTTGTCCCGCCAAGTGGTGTTTCAGTGCGATGTGGAGAATAGCCCGATCATTCAGGGGCATGGTGAATTGCTGTACCGGGCTTTGGAAAATGTCGTGCGTAACGCTATCCACCACACACCAGAGGGTACAGCGGTAACACTGGCGATTCATCAAAATAGTGCTAATGCTCGCTTGCAGATCACAGTGGATGATCAAGGCACGGGTGTACCGGAAGAAGAATTGGGGAGTATTTTCGAGCCGTTCCAGCGCAGCAGTAATGCCAACCCCAGCCGTAGCGGTTACGGTCTGGGGTTAGCGATTGCCCGTAGGGCAGTTGAGAGCCACGGCGGCACGATTCGAGCGATGAACCGTGCAGACCGTGGCTTGCGGGTGGAAATTATCCTTTAGTCAGCAACGACCCGGATAAAGTGATGGGTATCATCGGCATCGCGACACACCACAATATTGCAGTAATGGAACAACACAGCAGAACCCTGCTCAATATTACTCACATCACCGCCGACTGCCACAAAACCGGCTCTGGGTACGCCGCAATGGCTGGAACCCAGTTTGTCGTAGGTAGCCGGTTGCAGGCTGAGCGACTCGAAGTCATCCAACGTTGAGCAATCACGGGTATTACCACTACGCCACAAATGGCTGACGGCGCGATGGTTATGCCCTCGGTATGCAGCCTTGGCTTGTTGCACTAGCAGGAGCAGCCAGTTTTTTTCATCAGCATCACTGTCGGCAACATCGGTATGATCGGTCGTTGCCTCATCAGCAGAACCCATGTCTGCTGCTATGGCATTTGCTACCAAACCTGCCCCGCCAGCCATGGCTGCGGCTTTGGCAGCATCCAACAAGCCGCTACCTTCGTCTATGCTGACTTCGGGTAAATCCACTTCTGGCAATTGCAGATCGACATCGGGCAGTTCCCTGTCCATATCCGGCAAATCAAAGATTGGTTTGTGTGGGTCGATGCTGTCGAAGTCGATAGCAGGTGCTTTCAGACCCATGTTAGGCAAAGCCACTTCCGGCGCTTTTAACTCGACATCGGGCAGTTCCCTGTCCATATCCGGCAAATCAAGAATGGGCTTATGTGGGTCGATGCTGTCGAAGTCGATAGCTGGTGCTTTCAGACCAATGTCTGGCAAAGCCACTTCCGGCGCTTTTAACTCGACATCGGGCAGTTCCCTGTCCATATCCGGCAAATCAAGAATGGGTTTGTGTGGGTCGATGCTGTCGAAGTCGATAGCTGGTGCTTTCAGACCCATGTTAGGCAAAGCCACTTCCGGCATTTTCAGATCGACATCGGGCAGTTCCCTGTCCATATCCGGCAAATCAAGAATGGGTTTGTGTGGGTCGATGCTGTCGAAGTCGATAGCAGGTGCTTTCAGACCAATGTCTGGCAAAGCCACTTCCGGCGCTTTTAACTCGACATCGGGCAGTTCCCTGTCCATATCCGGCAAATCAAGAATGGGCTTGTGTGGGTCGATGTTGTCGAAGCCGATAACAGGTGCTTTCAGACCGATGTCTGGCAAAGCCACTTCTGGCACTTTCAACTTGACATCGGGCAGTTCCCTGTCCATATCCGGCAAATCAAGAATGGGCTTATGTGGGTCGATGCTGTCGAAGTCGATAGCTGGTGCTTTCAGACCAATGTCTGGCAAAGCCACTTCCGGCGCTTTTAACTCGACATCGGGCAGTTCCCTCTCCATATCCGGCAAATCAAGGATGGGTTTGTGTGGGTCGATGCTGTCGAAGTCGATAGCAGGTGCTTTCAGACCGATGTCTGGCAAAGCCACTTCCGGCGCTTTTAACTCGACATCGGGCAGTTCCCTCTCCATATCCGGCAAATCAAGAATGGGCTTATGTGGGTCGATGCTGTCGAAGTCGATAGCAGGTGCTTTCAGACCCATGTTAGGCAAAGCCACTTCCGGCGCTTTTAACTCGACATCCGGCAGTTCCCTATCCATATCCGGCAAATCAAGGATGGGTTTGTATGGTTCAATATCACTCACGTCGATAGTGGGCGTTTTCAGGTCGACTGGTGGTACGTTCAGTGACACATCCGGCAAACTGAGTTTGGCTTCTGGTAGTTCTGTAACCGCCTCTGGCAATAACTCAATTTCAGGCATATCGGGTAAATCAACTTTAGGCGCGGTCAGCTCAAATTCAGGTAAATCGACTTTAGGCGCAGTCAGTTCAACGTTAGGCAAGCTCATATCAGGTGCGGTCAATTCAACAGCGGGCAAATCCATATCTGGCGGGTCGATAATCGGCTTGTGTGGATTGATTCCGCTGAAATCCATCGGTGGGGCTTTAGGCACATCAACCTTATGGCGAGCAGCGGCAACTGCACCCACAGCGGCAGCACCACCTAGCACCGTAGCTACTGATGGCACACTCACCTGAGCAGAAGTTTCCCTATGCACCGACGGTGCTTCGATAGGCCGACGTGGATGTAGCGTTGCATCCTCGGCCACCTCAGCAGCGCCATCGCAAAACAGCGACTTCAAGAGACGCCCAATACCATACCCCAGTACAAAGACCACCAATAACCAAAGCAAAGCCTGTAGCAAAAACATTGTCATGACTTAATCCTCTTTCCCTGAGCGTGAAAACCAACCCATTACCAAGCCAAAGACAAACGCCAGTAACAGCCACGTGGACAATTCTGAAAATAAATACAGCATAACGCTCTCCTTCACTCAGGGTTGATGTCAAAAGTGATCCGACGGTTTTGGGAACGGCCTGCCTCATTGGCATTGGAAGCCACTGGCTTGCTTGCGCCAAACCCGACACTCTTGATCAGCCCGGCATCCACGCCCTTATTCACAAAGTAGTCTTTCACTGCATCTGCACGCTGCTGGCTCAACTTCTGGTTGTAAGCCGCATTGCCGACGCTGTCCGTATGACCACTGATCTGAATACCCCGGCCTGCCACCACATCCTTACAGGTCGTGACAATGCCAACCAGTGAATCCAGCAAAGCAGCGCTATCCAGCTTGATGCCGGACTTATTGGTTTCAAACAGAACGGTTTTGCCGTTCATGGCATCATTCAACTGTTGCTGGCAATTCGCAGCCGCTTGTTCTTCAGCGGCAGCTTCCGGCTTGGCATCAGCAGCAGGTGCCTGCTCAGGTATTTTCACCATTTGATCGGGTGCAGCTTCTTTCACCGCCAAATCATCGACAATCCCCTCACCCAGCAATGCCCTGGCCTTATCCAAAAAACTGGCTTTATCGGCATTTGACGGTGCTTGCCCACCGATGCTATTACCCGCAGCAGACACTTTCAGGCTGGCATTTTCCAAACCTTGCAAAGCCGGTAGCAAGCCAGCCAAATCCTTCACCCAAGCGGCGGGAGCAACACCCTCCGCAAGCTGCAACTGATTATCGACTTTGCCAACACCATATACACCTTGAGCGGCAGCCAACGCTTCATCAATTTCTTGCTGAGAACCCATCACACCTTGCAGCACCACTTTGCCATTCACCGATTGCAACAAAAACTCAGGTGTTTTGGAGGGAGCAGCTTGCGCTGGCTCAGACGCACTGGCAGCAGCCACCTCGACCATATTCTGCACATCACGCACGCCGTAAACGCTCTGCACCGTTTTGAAAGCAGCGATACGCTCCTGATCAGAAGCTGCCATACCATTAAGCAGCACATCACGCCCGCGCTGATCAAGGCTCACCTGCGCCCAATCCATACCGGCGGCTTTTAGCGCAGCTTGACTACGGGTAGCTAAGTCCTTTTCAACGACGCCCTGACGCGCCCCTGTCATTAGGAAAAATAACAGAGGTAAGCCCAGTAAGGTCAACAACCACCACCACATTGCAGGCAGAGCACCGCAACAGCACGCGCTTTTTTTATCCATAACACTATCCTTTGGTTATCATTGTGAAATATCCAACACGTAGTGTAGTAGCATCAATTAACAATAAAGTTTAAAAAATGTTAATTAAGCGGATAATATTACCCGTCGATCGGTTTACTGAATGCGACTAAGGTTAGGCAAGGTCGAAACGGTCAAGATTCATCACCTTATTCCACGCTGCTACAAAGTCATGCACAAATTTCCCTTGCGCGTCATCCTGCGCATAGACCTCTGCAACGGCTCGAAGCTGGGAATTTGAACCGAAAATGAGGTCAACACGAGTACCTGTCCATTTCAGTTGACCTGTAGCACGGTCACGACCTTCAAACACCTCCTGACCTTCCGCTGTCGCTTTCCACTCCGTCCCCATATCCAGCAGGTTGACGAAAAAGTCGGTGCTAAGCGTCTCGGATCGTGTGGTGAAATTGGCATTCAGTACCCGCAGCCCACCAACCAGCACGGTCATTTCGGGCGTAGTCAGCGTCAGCAATTGCGCCTTGTCGATGAGCAGTTCCTCTGCCGTGACTGCAAACTTAGCTTTGAGGTAATTACGGAAGCCATCTGCCACCGGCTCCAGCACTGCGAAAGATTCGACATCGGTTTGTTCCTGCGAAGCATCCGTGCGCCCCGCTGCAAAGGGAACGTCGACGGCGTGCCCGGCATTCTTCGCCGCCTGTTCCACAGCCGCGCAACCGCCCAGCACGATCAAGTCAGCCAGCGATACTTGCTTACCACCTTGCGCCGCATTGAAGTCGCGTTGGATGGTTTCAAGCGCTGCCAGCACTTTCGCCAATTGCGCAGGCTGGTTCACTTCCCAATCCTTTTGCGGCGCAAGGCGGATACGCGCCCCGTTTGCACCACCGCGCTTGTCAGAACCCCGGAAGGTAAACGCTGACGCCCAAGCGGTCGACACCAGTTCCGCAATGGAAAGCCCGGAAGCAAGGATTTTACCCTTGAGGGCGGCAATGTCCTGTGCGTCAATCAGTTCATGATCCACACTTGGAACCGGGTCTTGCCACACCAGTTCTTCCGCCGGAACTTCCACACCGAGATAGCGTGAACGCGGCCCCATATCACGGTGGGTCAGCTTGAACCATGCACGGGCAAACGCATCGGCAAATTCATCCGGGTTTTGCTGGAAATGCCGTGCAATCGGCTCGTAGATCGGGTCGAAACGCATCGCCATATCCGCCGTGGTCATGATAATGGGTACACGTTTCGCCGCATCGTCAGCCGCTGGGGCAAGGTTGTCAGCAGTTGCGACTTTGGGTGTCCATTGCCACGCACCTGCCGGGCTTTTCGTCAATTCCCACTCGTTGCCGAACAACATGTCCAGATAGCTGTTGTCCCACTGCGTTGGGGTTGGCGTCCACGAACCTTCCAAACCACTGCCAATTTGGTCGCCACCTTTGCCACTAGCGAAGCTGTTTTTCCAACCGAGACCTTGTTGTTCAATGCCTGCGCTTTCAGGTTCTGCACCGACGTGGGTAGGGCTGGCTGCACCGTGGCATTTGCCGAAGGTGTGCCCACCCGCAGTGAGCGCGACGGTTTCGTAGTCATCCATTGCCATGCGGGCGAAGGTTTCGCGTACATCCCGCCCAGAACCGATCGGGTCTGGCTCGCCGTTGGGCCCTTCGGGGTTCACGTAGATCAAGCCCATTTGCACCGCCGCGAGGGGATTTTCCAGATCACGTTCGCCGCTGTAGCGCTTGTCACCCAGCCATTCAGCTTCGGAACCCCAGTAAACATCTTCTTCGGGTTCCCAAATGTCTTCGCGCCCACCGGCAAAACCGAAGGTCTTGAAGCCCATTGATTCGAGCGCACAGTTCCCCGTGAGGATCATCAGGTCAGCCCAAGAAATGCTGTTGCCGTACTTTTGCTTAATCGGCCACAACAAGCGCCGTGCCTTGTCGAGGTTGACGTTATCAGGCCAGCTATTCAAAGGTGCGAAACGCTGGTTGCCGTGACCGGCGCCGCCACGCCCGTCCGAAATGCGGTAAGTGCCTGCGCTATGCCACGCCATGCGGATGAACATCGGCCCGTAGTGGCCATAATCGGCAGGCCACCAGTCTTGCGAGTCGGTCATCAGTGCGTAGAGGTCTTGTTTGACGGCATTCAGGTCAAGTTGTTTGAATGCCTCTGCGTAGTTAAAGGTGGAACCCAGCGGATTGGACTTGGTGGAATGTTGGTGCAGGATATTGAGTTTCAACTGCTTAGGCCACCAGTCGCGGTTGGATGTGCCACGCCCAGCATTGCTCGCTGCGGGAGTATTGGCATGTCCTATAACAGGACACTTGCTAATGTCACTCATGGTGTTATCTCCTTATGGTGATTGGTATTGTTTACTCTCCTTTATAGTTTTAGTCCTTTCGCATCAAGCTATCCAGTTGATTAAAACGAATGTTTCAATCGGTTTTTTAACAAAAATGGATTGACTTTTCACGCGCTTGACGCTGCTGTTGTTCGTGTTGGCAATAAAGTCGCGGGAATACGCTACACTTTTCCCCATCAACAGATCAGAGGTAATCAACAAATGATTTCAACACAACAACGCTTCGGCATCCTGTTACTGCTCTTGAGTTTGAGCACCAGCGTGTGGGCGCATTCCGATGCTGCTGGCATGAGCGGCGGCTTTTTCAGCGGTTTTACCCATCCCCTGTTTGGCTGGGATCACGTCGCCGCCATGGTCGCGGTTGGCTTGTGGGGTGCATTTTTAGGGCGACCTGCCATTTGGATACTGCCCGTGGTGTTTCCGGTCGTCATGGCGTTCGGTGGGGTATTGGGTATCGCGGGCGTTCCGATTCCTTCCGTTGAAACCGGCATTGCGCTGTCAGCCTTGGTGCTGGGGTTAATGGTGGTCTTAGCCGTTCGCCCACCGTTATGGGTGGCGGCTGTGTTGGTCGGTGCATTTGCGATTTTCCACGGTCATGCTCACGGTACAGAATTACCCGATGCTGCCAGCCCGTTGGCGTATAGCCTTGGATTTGTCATCGCTACCGGTTTATTACACTTGTCTGGCATTGTGTTTGGTGAACTGACCCGCTGGCCTTGGGGAAACCATGCCGTAAGGGCGGGCGGTGCAATCATCAGCTTGGCTGGGGTGGGTTTTTTGACCGGGATGCTGTAAGCCATCATCACCATTCCAGTGAAAAGTCCCTGTTTGGGTAATGCGCTGCATCGTGATGACCGCGTGTGCCTGAACAGAGATGGAGAGAGAGCGTTACATCTGCGATTGCAGGTAATTTTGCAGACCGATTTTGTCAATCAGACCGAGTTGTTTTTCCAGAAAATACGCATGGTCTTCTTCAGTATCGGATAACTGTAAGCGCAGCATTTCGCGGGTCACGTAATCGCTTTCATCTTCACAAATCTTCATCGCGGCTTTTAACGCGCCCACGACGTGATATTCCAGTGCAAGGTCATTTTTGAACATGCTAGGCACATCCGCACCAATATTCAGGCCATCCTGATTGCCAAGATCCGGCAAGCCTTCGAGGAACAAAATGCGCTTAATGATCGCATCGGCATGGCTGCTTTCTTCCTGACGTTCATGCTCGTAATGCTCAAACAGCTTGGTTAAACCCCAGTCATCACACATACGCGAATGGATGAAATATTGGTCGCGGGCTGCCAACTCACCGGCTAACAGGGTTTTCAGCACGTCAATAACGCGGTCGTTTCCTTTCATAATGTTGTCTCCTTATGCGCTCATCATGGACTGTAAATAATTGGGCAAACCCGCATTCTGGATTGCCCATTGTTGGGATTCGAGCCAGTCGATTTGCTCTTCCTCCTCTTCGAGAATCTCTTGCAGCATGTCACGGCTCACGTAATCCTGCGCTTGTTCACACGCGGCAATCACGCGGCGTAATTCCGCCACGACTTCCCCAGCAAGGCGTAAATCGTTGGCGATGATTTCCGGCACATCTTCACCGAGATACAGCTTGCCCAAGTCTTGCAGGTTAGGCAGTGCTTCGAGGAACAGAATACGTTCGATCAACTCGTCCGCCTGTTTCATGGCTTTGATAGAACGTTTGTATTCGCGCTGGTTAAAACCTTCCAGACCCCAGTTTTTACACATGCGGGCGTGGAGGAAGTATTGGTTGATCGCCGTAAGCTGGCTGCGTAACGCCAAATTCAGCGAACGGTTAATTTCGGGGCTTCCTTTCATGGCACTTCTCCTGTTCAGGTGTTGAAAGATTTTTTATGGTAACAAAGACTCATAGCGTTTGTCCGTCAGCGTTTGCATGAATGCCACTAACGCATCCACTTCCGAATCTTTCAAGGCAGAGGCTTGAAACTCTTCGGTTTTCAAGGCAAGATTTTTATCCACCTCTGGCGCAGCCCACGGCTTACCCGTTTCTGGGTTGAGCTTGCGCTCAGTATTATTAAACTTGTCGTAAAACAAAACCACGGTGCGCAAATCAGCAAAGACTCCGTTGTGCATGTAGGGCGCTGTCACTGCCACATTGCGCAACGTTGGCACTTTGAATTTGCCTGCTTCCTTCTCATCGGTCACGCCGGGGTGTTCCAGCAAACCGTAGTCGATGAAAGCTTTGCCTTTGCCATTAGCTGCCCGCACTGCCTCATGGGGCGGCACGCCAAGGTTGTGGTATTCGTAATTGGAAAAGGTTTCGCCCTCACTACCCGGAAAGGTTTTCAATTGATGGCAGCGGTTACAGTTGGTGAATTGATTGGAAAAAAACAGCGATTCACCCAACGATTCCTGATCGGTCAGCTCGACTTCGCCTCTAAGATAACGGTCGTATCTGGAATCAAACGGGGCAAATAGCGCGGTTTTTTCAAACGCAGCAAGGCTGGTGGTCATGGCAGCATACGCAGTTTCGGGTGCATCGAAGACCTTATCCCCGAAAAGCTGTTTGAAAGCGGTCACATAATCGGCATTTTCCTGCAAACGTGCCACGACGGCGGCCTTATCAGGCATTCCCATTTCCACCGGATTGGTCGGGGGGCCACCCGCTTGCCCTTGCAAATCCTTTTCGCGCCCATCGAGAAACTGCCCACCGATGTAACGCTGGCTTTTCTTATTCTGGTGGAAATCTGGGCTGAATTGGGCATAAGTTGCTGTCGGGGTATTCCTGTCTCCCAGCGATTTGCCGTCATCGCCCAATGACACCGCTTTGCCAACGCTAGTGGCACGGTTATCGACAAAACCATGCTCAGGATTGTGGCAAGTAGCGCAAGATTGGGTACGGTTTTTCGACAGATTAACATCGGCGAATAGCTTTTCACCCAGCATTTCCTTGCTAGAAATCGGCGTTGGCGCAGGCGTAACAGCAAGCACGATGCCTGACATCAATAGCGTCAGCGGGAGGATAACCTTGACCATACCAAATTCTCTCAATCAGTAACAAGCCGCCAAGAATAAATGAGAACCATTATTATTACAATTGTGATAAATCAATAAACAGGCAAAAATAAGGGGGCTAGCGCCCCCGTTCAAGGTTCAAAATTCCAAGAGAGGAATCAGGCTCATCAGGCCAAGATTATTTTTATGAAGGCTAACCTGACAGATCGTACACACGTTGACTCAGGCACAATCACACTGCTGCATAGCAGCTTGCTTGAACCTGAAAGGAATAATGTTGGCACTCACGGGGTGCGGGAAAAAGTTGCTATAGATAGTTTCCAGTTGTTGGCGAACATCATGAGAGCACCGTGCCAACAACAAACACTTTACCAACTCTTGCTGTACTTTATGGCAGGGACTACACAACTCGCTCAGGCAGAAATCACCCTGTTCGAGGCATTCCTGCAATTCATTTTTTTCAAATTTAACAACGACTTCTCCAGTCTGCCGATTGTGCAGGCTAACAAATGGGTCAACCCGATCAAGCCATGCATTTATGTAAAAGGTCATCACATACCCCGCTATTCCTTTAATGAAAGAAATAACCTGGCTGGTGCGGAGTTACAAAGTCATACACTGGCTTGGCTACTTTTGTTGCCGTTTTGAGGAGAGGCAAAACCTGTTAGATGCATCAAATGATAATGATTCCTGTTTTTAAGTCAAGCACTTTTTGAGAAACAATCTCATTTTCAAAAATACACTGAGAACTACTTGCATTTGCAAATGAGGATGCTTATCATCCATCTTGTTATGAAGAATCATTACTGTTTAGGGGAAGTGTATGTACGTTTGCATCTGCCACTCTGTTACGGACAAAGCTATCAAGAAAGCGGTCAAGCAAGGCCATGACTCGCTCGAAGCTATCCAGCAAGAACTCAAAGTCGGCACCTGTTGCGGACGCTGCAAACACCATGCCCGCGAAGTAATCGACGAAACCCTTAACCCTGAGACCATTAACTTCAACTTGATGCAAGGTGCATTCGCGTGATGACTGGAACTTTAAGAATGACAGATGCAGAACCCAAGCGTGTCAATCTGGACGAATTGATGCGCGGTTGTAAAAAGATCATCCTTCAGCACGGCAAGCGCCCTTATTGCCTGACCATTACCCGCCGGGGCAACCTGATCCTGACATCAGCGGATGATGATACAGACAAGCAACCTTCTTCGGAGAAACCCCAACCATGAAACGTATTAGCCAGATCGTGTCCACAGCCCTGCTGGGTGGCCTATTAAGCACTGCCCCCACCTTCGCCCACGCTGACACTGTGACTGCCAAAGCCGTGATGGAACAGTACGTCAACCTCGCCAGCGCCAGCTTTAGCGACACCCTCGCCACCGCCAAAACCTTGCAGGCAAAGGTGGCTGCCTTCATTGCCAACCCCAGCGCCGACACCCAGCAAGCCGCTAAAGATGCCTGGCTCGCTGCCCGCAAACCTTACAGCCAGACCGAAGCCTTCCGTTTCGGCAACCCCAATGTCGATGCACTGGAAGGTGAGATCAACGCTTGGCCACTGGACGAAGGGCTGATTGATTACGTCAAACAAGACGTTTACGACCACGAAGAAGGTAATGCCTTCGCCACCGCCAATATCATTGCAGGCAAAGACAACATCGACACCGCCTTGCTAAAAGCCTCCCAAGAAAAAGGCGGCTCCGAAGCCAATGTCGCCACGGGCTACCATGCCATCGAATTCCTGCTCTGGGGACAAGATTTCAATGAAACCCCAACAACATCCGGCCAGCGCCCTTACACCGACTACGCCAAAGGTGATGCCTGCACCAATGGCCATTGCGAGCGCCGCGCCGCCTACCTGCAAGTTGTCACGGATTTACTGGTGGCTGACTTGCAACAACTGGCAGATGACTGGGCAGACGGCAAAGACAATAACTACCGCAGCGCCTTTTTAACATTGGATGAAAAAGAAGCCCTGCGCCGCATGTTATTCGGCATGGGTAGCCTGAGCTTGGGTGAACTCGCCGGTGAACGCATGAACGTGGCACTACTGGCGCATTCACAAGAAGATGAACATTCCTGCTTCAGCGATAACACCCATAACGACATCGCCGAAAATGCCCGCAGCATCCAGAACATTTTCAACGGCACTTACACCCGCACCGATGGCAGCAAGGTAGAAGGTGCAAGCCTCGCCCAACTGGTTGCCAGCAAAGATGCCAAAGCCAGTGAAACACTGGTCAACAAGCTGGCGGACACCCAACAAAAAGCCGAAGCCATTGTGGAAGCCGCCCAAAACGGGGAAAATTTCGACCAGCAAATTGCCCCCGACAACAAGGATGGCAATAAGCGCATCAAAGCCACGATTACGGCTTTGCGTAGCCAAACGGGTGATATTGAAGCGGCTGCCAAAGCGGTAGGCGTGGAAAGCCTTAACCCGGAGAGCAGCGACTCATTTGGTGGATAAATGCACTCAACTCTAGCCATTGCCCTTGGTAGCCTACTAGCGCTACCGGGGCTAGCCAACAGTGATAACACCCCACAGCAGCACGAAGATTTCGCCATCGGTGGCGCATTCTTCCAGCAGCCGTGGGTCATTGCGCCTGCCTCAACCACGGCGCGGGATGGTCTTGGCCCCCTATTCAAAGCCAA from Thiothrix litoralis encodes the following:
- the bfr gene encoding bacterioferritin, whose amino-acid sequence is MKGNDRVIDVLKTLLAGELAARDQYFIHSRMCDDWGLTKLFEHYEHERQEESSHADAIIKRILFLEGLPDLGNQDGLNIGADVPSMFKNDLALEYHVVGALKAAMKICEDESDYVTREMLRLQLSDTEEDHAYFLEKQLGLIDKIGLQNYLQSQM
- the bfr gene encoding bacterioferritin, with product MKGSPEINRSLNLALRSQLTAINQYFLHARMCKNWGLEGFNQREYKRSIKAMKQADELIERILFLEALPNLQDLGKLYLGEDVPEIIANDLRLAGEVVAELRRVIAACEQAQDYVSRDMLQEILEEEEEQIDWLESQQWAIQNAGLPNYLQSMMSA
- a CDS encoding cytochrome-c peroxidase, with the protein product MVKVILPLTLLMSGIVLAVTPAPTPISSKEMLGEKLFADVNLSKNRTQSCATCHNPEHGFVDNRATSVGKAVSLGDDGKSLGDRNTPTATYAQFSPDFHQNKKSQRYIGGQFLDGREKDLQGQAGGPPTNPVEMGMPDKAAVVARLQENADYVTAFKQLFGDKVFDAPETAYAAMTTSLAAFEKTALFAPFDSRYDRYLRGEVELTDQESLGESLFFSNQFTNCNRCHQLKTFPGSEGETFSNYEYHNLGVPPHEAVRAANGKGKAFIDYGLLEHPGVTDEKEAGKFKVPTLRNVAVTAPYMHNGVFADLRTVVLFYDKFNNTERKLNPETGKPWAAPEVDKNLALKTEEFQASALKDSEVDALVAFMQTLTDKRYESLLP
- a CDS encoding (2Fe-2S)-binding protein, producing the protein MYVCICHSVTDKAIKKAVKQGHDSLEAIQQELKVGTCCGRCKHHAREVIDETLNPETINFNLMQGAFA
- the hemP gene encoding hemin uptake protein HemP, encoding MTDAEPKRVNLDELMRGCKKIILQHGKRPYCLTITRRGNLILTSADDDTDKQPSSEKPQP
- a CDS encoding imelysin family protein yields the protein MKRISQIVSTALLGGLLSTAPTFAHADTVTAKAVMEQYVNLASASFSDTLATAKTLQAKVAAFIANPSADTQQAAKDAWLAARKPYSQTEAFRFGNPNVDALEGEINAWPLDEGLIDYVKQDVYDHEEGNAFATANIIAGKDNIDTALLKASQEKGGSEANVATGYHAIEFLLWGQDFNETPTTSGQRPYTDYAKGDACTNGHCERRAAYLQVVTDLLVADLQQLADDWADGKDNNYRSAFLTLDEKEALRRMLFGMGSLSLGELAGERMNVALLAHSQEDEHSCFSDNTHNDIAENARSIQNIFNGTYTRTDGSKVEGASLAQLVASKDAKASETLVNKLADTQQKAEAIVEAAQNGENFDQQIAPDNKDGNKRIKATITALRSQTGDIEAAAKAVGVESLNPESSDSFGG